The Macaca fascicularis isolate 582-1 chromosome 11, T2T-MFA8v1.1 genome includes a region encoding these proteins:
- the TCP11L2 gene encoding T-complex protein 11-like protein 2 isoform X2, translated as MPFNGEKQCVGEDQPSDSDSSRFSESVASLSDCECSRQSFTSDSSSKSSSPASTSPPRVVTFDEVMAATRNLSNLTLAHEIAVNENFQLKQEALPENSLAGRVKHIVHQAFWDVLDSELNADPPEFEHAIKLFEEIREILLSFLTPGGNRLRNQICEVLDTDLIRQQAEHRAVDIQGLANYVISTMGKLCAPVRDNDIRELKATGNIVEVLRQIFHVLDLMKMDMANFTIMSLRPHLQRQLVEYERTKFQEILEETPRAVLSTICFFIHSRYIY; from the exons ATGCCCTTCAATGGCGAGAAGCAGTGTGTGGGAGAGGACCAGCCAAGCGATTCTGATTCTTCCCGGTTTTCCGAAAGCGTGGCTTCGCTCAGTGACTGTGAGTGCTCCAGGCAGAGCTTTACAAGTGACTCCTCCAGCAAATCCAGCTCTCCTGCTT caacaAGCCCTCCAAGAGTTGTAACATTTGACGAAGTGATGGCTGCAACAAGGAACTTATCAAACTTGACTCTTGCTCACGAGATTGCTGTAAATGAGAATTTTCAATTGAAACAAGAGGCCCTCCCAGAAAACAG TTTGGCTGGTCGAGTGAAGCACATTGTTCACCAGGCCTTCTGGGACGTCTTGGATTCAGAACTAAATGCTGACCCTCCTGAGTTTGAACATGCCATCAAACTGTTTGAAGAAATCAGAGAG attcttctctcttttctgactCCCGGTGGCAACCGGCTTCGCAACCAGATCTGTGAAGTTTTGGACACAGACCTCATTAGGCAGCAGGCTGAGCACAGGGCTGTTGACATCCAAGGCCTGGCCAACTATGTCATCAGTACGATGGGAAAGCTGTGTGCTCCCGTGCGAGATAACGATATCAGAGAGTTAAAGGCTACTGGCAACATCGTGGAGGTGCTGAG aCAAATATTCCATGTCCTGGACCTCATGAAAATGGACATGGCCAATTTTACAATTATGAGTCTCAGACCACACCTTCAACGCCAGTTGGTGGAATATGAGAGAACCAAGTTCCAGGAAATTTTAGAAGAAACTCCAA GAGCTGTGCTAAGCActatttgtttcttcattcattcaagatatatttattga
- the TCP11L2 gene encoding T-complex protein 11-like protein 2 isoform X3: MPFNGEKQCVGEDQPSDSDSSRFSESVASLSDCECSRQSFTSDSSSKSSSPASTSPPRVVTFDEVMAATRNLSNLTLAHEIAVNENFQLKQEALPENSLAGRVKHIVHQAFWDVLDSELNADPPEFEHAIKLFEEIREILLSFLTPGGNRLRNQICEVLDTDLIRQQAEHRAVDIQGLANYVISTMGKLCAPVRDNDIRELKATGNIVEVLRQIFHVLDLMKMDMANFTIMSLRPHLQRQLVEYERTKFQEILEETPRKAEVAGAS, translated from the exons ATGCCCTTCAATGGCGAGAAGCAGTGTGTGGGAGAGGACCAGCCAAGCGATTCTGATTCTTCCCGGTTTTCCGAAAGCGTGGCTTCGCTCAGTGACTGTGAGTGCTCCAGGCAGAGCTTTACAAGTGACTCCTCCAGCAAATCCAGCTCTCCTGCTT caacaAGCCCTCCAAGAGTTGTAACATTTGACGAAGTGATGGCTGCAACAAGGAACTTATCAAACTTGACTCTTGCTCACGAGATTGCTGTAAATGAGAATTTTCAATTGAAACAAGAGGCCCTCCCAGAAAACAG TTTGGCTGGTCGAGTGAAGCACATTGTTCACCAGGCCTTCTGGGACGTCTTGGATTCAGAACTAAATGCTGACCCTCCTGAGTTTGAACATGCCATCAAACTGTTTGAAGAAATCAGAGAG attcttctctcttttctgactCCCGGTGGCAACCGGCTTCGCAACCAGATCTGTGAAGTTTTGGACACAGACCTCATTAGGCAGCAGGCTGAGCACAGGGCTGTTGACATCCAAGGCCTGGCCAACTATGTCATCAGTACGATGGGAAAGCTGTGTGCTCCCGTGCGAGATAACGATATCAGAGAGTTAAAGGCTACTGGCAACATCGTGGAGGTGCTGAG aCAAATATTCCATGTCCTGGACCTCATGAAAATGGACATGGCCAATTTTACAATTATGAGTCTCAGACCACACCTTCAACGCCAGTTGGTGGAATATGAGAGAACCAAGTTCCAGGAAATTTTAGAAGAAACTCCAA GAAAAGCCGAGGTTGCAGGTGCCTCATGA
- the TCP11L2 gene encoding T-complex protein 11-like protein 2 isoform X1: MPFNGEKQCVGEDQPSDSDSSRFSESVASLSDCECSRQSFTSDSSSKSSSPASTSPPRVVTFDEVMAATRNLSNLTLAHEIAVNENFQLKQEALPENSLAGRVKHIVHQAFWDVLDSELNADPPEFEHAIKLFEEIREILLSFLTPGGNRLRNQICEVLDTDLIRQQAEHRAVDIQGLANYVISTMGKLCAPVRDNDIRELKATGNIVEVLRQIFHVLDLMKMDMANFTIMSLRPHLQRQLVEYERTKFQEILEETPSALDQTTEWIKESVNEELFSLSESALTPGAENTSKPSLSPTLVLNNSYLKLLQWDYQKKELPETLMTDGARLQELTEKLNQLKIIACLSLITNNMVGAITGGLPELANRLKRISAVLLEGMNKETFNLKEVLNSIGVQTCAEVNKTLMERGLPTFSAEIQANLIGQFSSIEEEDNPIWSLIDKRIKLYMKSLLCLPSPQKCMPPMPGGLAVIQQELEALGCQYANIVNLNKQVYGPFYANILRKLLFNEEAMGKVDASPPTN, from the exons ATGCCCTTCAATGGCGAGAAGCAGTGTGTGGGAGAGGACCAGCCAAGCGATTCTGATTCTTCCCGGTTTTCCGAAAGCGTGGCTTCGCTCAGTGACTGTGAGTGCTCCAGGCAGAGCTTTACAAGTGACTCCTCCAGCAAATCCAGCTCTCCTGCTT caacaAGCCCTCCAAGAGTTGTAACATTTGACGAAGTGATGGCTGCAACAAGGAACTTATCAAACTTGACTCTTGCTCACGAGATTGCTGTAAATGAGAATTTTCAATTGAAACAAGAGGCCCTCCCAGAAAACAG TTTGGCTGGTCGAGTGAAGCACATTGTTCACCAGGCCTTCTGGGACGTCTTGGATTCAGAACTAAATGCTGACCCTCCTGAGTTTGAACATGCCATCAAACTGTTTGAAGAAATCAGAGAG attcttctctcttttctgactCCCGGTGGCAACCGGCTTCGCAACCAGATCTGTGAAGTTTTGGACACAGACCTCATTAGGCAGCAGGCTGAGCACAGGGCTGTTGACATCCAAGGCCTGGCCAACTATGTCATCAGTACGATGGGAAAGCTGTGTGCTCCCGTGCGAGATAACGATATCAGAGAGTTAAAGGCTACTGGCAACATCGTGGAGGTGCTGAG aCAAATATTCCATGTCCTGGACCTCATGAAAATGGACATGGCCAATTTTACAATTATGAGTCTCAGACCACACCTTCAACGCCAGTTGGTGGAATATGAGAGAACCAAGTTCCAGGAAATTTTAGAAGAAACTCCAA GTGCTCTTGATCAGACTACAGAATGGATAAAAGAATCTGTAAATGaagaattgttttctctttctgagaGTGCTTTAACTCCTGGGGCCGAAAATACCTCCAAGCCAAGCCTGAGCCCTACTTTGGTGCTAAATAATAGTTACTTGAAACTGTTACAGTGGGATTATCAGAAAAAAGAATTACCAGAG aCACTTATGACAGATGGAGCACGTCTTCAGGAACTGACAGAAAAGCTGAATCAATTGAAAATTATTGCCTGCCTGTCCCTAATTACCAACAACATGGTGGGTGCTATTACAGGAGGCCTGCCTGAGCTTGCAAACAGGTTAAAAAGGATTTCAGCTGTTCTACTCGAAGGCATGAACAAAGA GACCTTTAACTTGAAGGAAGTCCTGAATTCTATTGGTGTTCAGACTTGTGCTGAGGTTAACAAGACCCTGATGGAGAGAGGTTTACCCACTTTCAGTGCTGAGATTCAAGCTAATCTTATAGGTCAATTTTCAAGCATTGAAGAGGAGGACAATCCTATCTGGTCCTTGATTG ataAACGAATTAAGCTTTACATGAAAAGCCTACTTTGTCTTCCAAGCCCTCAAAAATGCATGCCTCCTATGCCAGGAGGCCTAGCTGTCATTCAGCAGGAGCTAGAAGCCCTAGGCTGTCAATATGCAAACATTGTGAATCTCAACAAACAAGTGTATGGACCATTTTATGCAAATATACTTCGAAAGCTGCTCTTCAATGAGGAAGCCATGGGGAAGGTAGATGCTTCACCTCCTACTAACTAA
- the TCP11L2 gene encoding T-complex protein 11-like protein 2 isoform X4: MPFNGEKQCVGEDQPSDSDSSRFSESVASLSDCECSRQSFTSDSSSKSSSPASTSPPRVVTFDEVMAATRNLSNLTLAHEIAVNENFQLKQEALPENSLAGRVKHIVHQAFWDVLDSELNADPPEFEHAIKLFEEIREILLSFLTPGGNRLRNQICEVLDTDLIRQQAEHRAVDIQGLANYVISTMGKLCAPVRDNDIRELKATGNIVEVLRQIFHVLDLMKMDMANFTIMSLRPHLQRQLVEYERTKFQEILEETPNTA; this comes from the exons ATGCCCTTCAATGGCGAGAAGCAGTGTGTGGGAGAGGACCAGCCAAGCGATTCTGATTCTTCCCGGTTTTCCGAAAGCGTGGCTTCGCTCAGTGACTGTGAGTGCTCCAGGCAGAGCTTTACAAGTGACTCCTCCAGCAAATCCAGCTCTCCTGCTT caacaAGCCCTCCAAGAGTTGTAACATTTGACGAAGTGATGGCTGCAACAAGGAACTTATCAAACTTGACTCTTGCTCACGAGATTGCTGTAAATGAGAATTTTCAATTGAAACAAGAGGCCCTCCCAGAAAACAG TTTGGCTGGTCGAGTGAAGCACATTGTTCACCAGGCCTTCTGGGACGTCTTGGATTCAGAACTAAATGCTGACCCTCCTGAGTTTGAACATGCCATCAAACTGTTTGAAGAAATCAGAGAG attcttctctcttttctgactCCCGGTGGCAACCGGCTTCGCAACCAGATCTGTGAAGTTTTGGACACAGACCTCATTAGGCAGCAGGCTGAGCACAGGGCTGTTGACATCCAAGGCCTGGCCAACTATGTCATCAGTACGATGGGAAAGCTGTGTGCTCCCGTGCGAGATAACGATATCAGAGAGTTAAAGGCTACTGGCAACATCGTGGAGGTGCTGAG aCAAATATTCCATGTCCTGGACCTCATGAAAATGGACATGGCCAATTTTACAATTATGAGTCTCAGACCACACCTTCAACGCCAGTTGGTGGAATATGAGAGAACCAAGTTCCAGGAAATTTTAGAAGAAACTCCAA ACACTGCCTAG